AAATAATGATGATAGCTGTAGCAGGTCAATTTGGGATAGAGTTCTAGCTAAAATAAACATCCCTAATGTGCATAAAGATAAGGAAATCGAACAGCTTTCAAATGAATTTGCTACACTTCTAAAAAAATATCCGTCTCAAAGTATACTCGAATATAACCTTGGTTGCCTTAAACTAAAATCATCTAATTATCCTTCGGCAGCAAATCATTTTGACAATACTCATATTCTAAGTTCTGACAGAAAATCACTTTATAACTCAATTTATGCTCATCTTCAAGCAGGTAACAAGGAAATGGTCACACTTAATTTAGCTAAATATCTTTATGCTGAAACTAATCTAATTGACAATAAATTTTGGTTTGAATTTAGTTGTTTATGTAAAGAGAGCAAAGAGTACTGGATGTATACCTCAGTTGTTGATAGTATCTTAAATCATATAGAAGATATTGAAAACATTAATTTAATATTTGGTTCACTCTTTTTTGTTTATGAGGACGTTTCTATTCTTCAAAATAAATTCCAAGAAAACGGTGAAGAAATAAAAGTGCTTAATAAAGATATGGAATCTACAATAGCCGTTATCCAATCTTTTTTAGATGACGTTCAAGCAATGGACATATGGATCAAAAATGATAATTTCAATATTTGGATGATGGGAGAAAGTACGGATTTAAGATCAGCAAAAGATACTGATATCACGCAGAATAATGATTCGTCTATTAACTTGGACTATGATTGGGAATATGATGTATTTAGGTTAAAAAGCCTATTCAATGAGTTTCATTATAATTTTAATCGAGGATCCATATATCGATGTATACCTGTAAGCCCTGATAATAAACTGGGTTATGGTTTTTTACGTGATGATAGTACAATGAACGAAGTTCATTTCTTCTACGATAAAGTAATTGGACTTCAATACCTAACTACTACAGTCGAAATCAATGTTCCTGTACTTTATATGGCGGTACCTACAAATGAAAAAAATACATCTGTTGATTTATCAGCAACTATCATCATTCCAATTGAAACTTTGGATAATATTTGGGAATCAGCTTTTTTGTTTGCTAAAGAAAAAGATTATGAAAGTGCATTGAATGAACTGAATACCATCCTAAAATATCATCCGGAATATCCAGGAATAAATGATAGAAAGAAAAAATGGGAAAAGCTATTAGATAAAAATGAATGTCGTTTTAAAAGAAACTTTAATTTAAACTTTAAGCCAAAAAATGAACAAGATTGGACATGTTATATCAATACATTATTTGATGAAAAACTTTATTCTGAAGCTATAAGTTATTATGATAAAATTTCAGCAACTCCAGCTAAATCTAGTTACTTATTTAGAATAGGTTTACATCATTATCAGAAAAAAGATTTTAATGCAGCAATTAGTTTTTTGACAAAAGCAATTGATAAAAATCATTTTTATTATAATGCATATTTTGCAAGAGGATTAGTTTATTTTAAAATTGAGAAATACCATGAAGCTTTATCAGATTTTGCAAGAGCATTAGATCTCAGGCCGGATCATAAAGATGTATGGGTTCATTATGCATTATCTCAACAACTCGTTGGTAAATATGATCATGCATTAAATAGTTATGAAAAAGCACAAGCAATCGATTCAACTGATTGGAATGTTCGTTCACTTAAAGCAGGGTTATATATAAAAATGAATAAGATTAGTGAAGCATTGAAAATTATTGATGATATTCTTGAAAATGGTGATCCAGAAAATCCAGAAACTTTGTTCTCTAAGGGCTATGCACTTCAAAAAATAAAAAAATATGACGAAGCCCTTTTTTACTTTGAAAAAAGTTTAGAGATTAAACCTAGCAACATTAAAGTTATCACAAAAAAGGCATACACATTAGCACGTCTTAACAGGTTCGATGAAGCTTTGTATGAAATTGACCATGCCATTAATATGAACCATTTTAATTCAAGGTCTTGGTATTACAGAGGTGTGATTAATTACTTTGCAGGTAATTTTAAAACTGCTAAAAATGATTTTGAAGAATCACTGAAATTAAAACCAAATGTTTCACGCGTTGAAAGTTGTCTTGATAAAACCAAGTTGGAATTAAAAAGTATAAATGATGATGAGAATATAAAAGAATTAGTTAAAAATTGTAGTGATAAATGGTCACTTTAAGAGTTGTATTATTGAAAAATGAATGGAGAGTACCACAATAATTAATATACCCTCTAATTTAACCTATTTTTCAACATATTATTTACGAGGTTCAACATGAATAAGTTTCTATTCGTATGTACTGGAAACCTGCAAAGATCACCAACTTTTGAGATATGGTTCAAAAAAAACCGTCCAGAGTATGAAGCAAAGTCTGCAGGAACAAGAACATTGCATTTTGATCCTGATACTAACCAGGTCAATGATGAACTCTTAGATTGGGCAGATATAATTTTTTGTATGGACTTGGAACAGCATTTATACATATATATAAATCATCCAACATATCGTGATAAATTAGAAGTTATAGGGGTTTCTGATCAGTACGATAGATTTTCTTTAAGACTTATAGATATCATAGAGCATTGGGTTCAGCTAAAGAGGCTTTGATAACTAAAATAATCTGCCAAAGCCCTTAAAAAATATATTCTTGTGCCTTAAAGATTAATGACTTTTTTGTTGTAACTTTTTATCGACTTTTATGGTCTGTGCATATTTGGCTCCACCAAACATGATAAGGAACTCCAGTATCTTTTTCATGTTTTGCTTTATAGTGTGCATCTATTCCATCCCAACCATTCCCTTTAAATATATGATTACAAATTGGACACCTTCTTGGATGTGTGATGTTTTTACCCCAACATGGACAATTTGGATTGCAATTTTCATTCACTTCTTCTTTATAATTACTATTGTTAGCTGATACTAAATTACTTCTTTGAACTATGCTATCTTCAATGACTACATTCACATCACAATTACCATTAACATCGCACATATCTAACAAATTAGTATGTTGTACAACAGAATCTTTGACATATACATTAACAATCTTATTTTTTGAGATTGATTCCAAAGTTTGCTTTAACTCTCTTCCAATTTCAGCAAGTAGACCAGTTAAAGAGTCAGCATTATTAGTCGCTGCAAATAATTCAATTCTATTATTTCCAGAGAAAATAGAAATTTTGATAATAATATCGTTGTTGTTTACCTTAGTCTTACCGTAATACCATATCTCAGATCTTCTTTTATCTCTTGAACTTAATGTGCTCACATGCTTAATATCATGTTTTTGGAGAACTTTATGACTCAGATGAGTAATATTGTTGATATCAAACCCATCACTTATCTCATAAATACGGTTATCTCTACTTGGAAGCTTTTCAATAAATTCTTTAAGTCTCCCAATATTGATGTCCTGATCAGTCTTCATGATAGGACAAATAACTCTTATCTCTTTTGGCTCCATCCATGTGGACTGCATGTTCCCCATATAATTTTGATATAGAACAATGCATTTAATATCAGTAGCTTTAGAGCAAGTGAGAGGTTCAAATAGAATCGTTAATGTCTTCGATTTACCACCAGGAATAGTATCCAAGATAAATTTACCATTTTTTTTAGAAATTTTTTCATTTTCAACTATATGCAATAAAGCTTCATCATAAATGAAGTCTAGAGAAACGTCACTAATTACATATTGGCTTTCATTACTGACCGAAATCTTGAACCTAATGTAACCTTGATAGAATTCTGTTTCTCTTTTGATATTAATGGGAAAATTTGTATAAGTTTCTGTTTTATGAGTATTAATATTGAGGTTGTTTTTAAAGCTTTTATCTAAATTATTAAATTTAGATGATTTGGAACCTGTAGGAGACTCAAATGCAACCCATCCATCTCCAAGTGAAACTTTATGTTTCTCAGCACTATTCATGTTACCAAACCTGGTTGCTTTCTTTCCACCTATACTGGCAGCAGGTTTTTTATTTCCATATTCCCCATCCTTATAAACATATTTCACTCCTTGATGGCAACCCCGCTCTTTAGCTTCTTCCACGACACTTTTGGGTACCGTTTTCCCTAACTCATTCTTCATCAAATACACCTTTTTTTGTCGTTGAACTCATGTTTACTTCTAAATTTTAAATTTGTTAGTAATATACATAGAACTTCCAAAACCAAGTTCAATTATCCTATTTTCATTTAGTAGTCTATCAATCAGGTCTTTTGAAGATTTTAAATTCAGTCCAGTTTCCTTGGAAAGGTCATTCACAGTAAACTTTTCATTTTGGCCTAAAAATGTATTGATAATTTCATCTAAAGAATATATATTATCAATCTTGTTATGCCAGAAAGAAAAATAAGTACTGCAGTTCACATTTTGATTGAATACAATAACATCGTGGTCAAGTTCATATAACAATAGAATTAAGCGAGGATGCATATATTCTCTAGCCCAAATCGTAATATCTTTATTCCAGCTAGAATTGATAAGACATAATGTTAAATATTGATTCTTGGGAACCGAACTAGAAATTGATTGTACGTATTTAATTATTTGAGTTAGATCATTTATAGGGTACCATACAGTATTCAACTTAAGTTTTATATTCAAAATCCCATCTTTTATCTTTCCAGTAATACTTTCTGAGGATACGTCAACTATCCATTTGTTTGAACCAACATAATCACCATTGGGTGTCATCTCTGGCTGATGATCTGAGTATTTACATTCAAGGCAATTAATATAAGTATTTAATTTAGATAACGTTTGAGGGGTAAATTTTTCTTCAATATTTTTGTGGTCCATATTTGTGTCAGTAGTAGTAGTAGTAGAGAAATTATTAGTAAAAGTACTATTGTCAATCACAGAACAATTAATATTATGATCTTCATTACTAAGGTTTAAATTGGCTTTGCAATTAAAATTATCAACAACTATCTGCTCAATCTTAATTCGATTTTTTATAGTTTTTTCAAAATCAAATAGGTCCTGCTCTATTGAAAATGCATCAATATCCCTGGTAAGCATCTCCATAGTTTTAGCAAGTCTTGACGAAACATCTACAAGTTCGTGTTCTCTCTCATAAAACTGGTCAAGATCACCATCATCTGATCCAAATTTGTATGTATTAGCAGAATCCATATCTAATATTAGCTGAGAGATAAGAGCCCTGATATCCCTTAGTTTGCAGCTGGTTTCTATATCCTTATTATGATACGTTCTCTGGATCAGCCGTTCTACAGTTTTATGTGCTCCTTTTAGTGAATTAAACGCAATCTGAGTATTATTTTTTTGAATTTGTAGAAGCTCGCTAGGAACATTTTTTTTCATAGGCCAGACCTACCCTATCTTATTTTTATTATGTTTGATATTAAGCTACACGTTCAAGTATGTCTTTAAAAATGCTTTCTTCGCCGCTATTTTTTATTGACCTTTGAGCTCCAATATACCAACTTTTTATTGAGGGACTTCTACGCAGAATGACTGTAGTAAAATCTCTGAGCTCAATATTGCGTATAAGTCCACCTTTTAATGCTTCATTTAGTGGTATATCCGCTGCTTCCTTACAAATTGATGAAATATCAGCACCAGAATATCCCTCAGTGTTTGCTGCTAGCTCATCCAGGCATAAATGTGGGTCGATCGGTCTTGACTCAAGATATATATTAAAAATAGCTAATCTTGCATCATGGTCGGGTTCAGGTATGAAAAGAAGTTTACTAAACCTACCAGGTCTTCTTAGCGCGGGATCAATATTCCACGGTTCATTTGTAGCTGCAAGGACAAGAATATCACTGTCAATTTGCTCGACACCGTCCATTTGTGCTAGCAACTCGTTGACCATTCTTTTAGAATAGTCTTTACTATCACTTCTTTTCCCAGCAATAGAATCAATCTCGTCAAAGAAAATTATAGCCTTTTTCGATTTCCTGGCAGTCTCAAATATCTGTTTAATATTTTTTTCAGATGATCCTACCCATTTACTAACTATATTGCTGGTCTTTACATTAATGAACTCAGCATCACATTCTTTAGCAGCTGCTTTTGCCATAAGGGTCTTGCCACAACCAGGGGGTCCATATAGAAGTATACCTTCTCCTGCTTTTTGGCCATAGTGCTGGTATAGTTCTTTATGTGTAAATGGATATATCATAGCTTTACGAATATCTTCTTTTACATCATTTAATCCACCAATGTCATCAAAACCTATTTTTGGTATTTCTTTTAAAACAAAATCGCTTTTTGATATAGACTCTTCATCTTGTTGATCGTTGAAATTATGATTTTCAGTCTCAACCTTAGTTGAATTGGGTGAATTGCTCTTAAGTGACTGTGCTTTTGAAAATAGGTGTTGTGCAATGTCACGCTGAGTGTTACGTTCGGTTCTATCAGTATTTATGCTGGATGCTTCATTGTACAGTTTAGAAGACTTAAGGTACAGTTCTCTAGCTTTTACAAACTGTCCCTTATCTTCAAAATCTTTTGCAGCTTTTGAATAGCCCCGCGCTTGAGCAGCTAATTTTATAGCAGATGTCAATTGAGTACCCCACATACGGTTCCTTACTTATACTCATTAATTTACATTAAATCAGGATTACTCATTTTTTTCAATCTCAGAATTGATCTTTTTTGCTAGTTCATCCTGCTCAGAAGTTTCGCTACTAAGCTCTGCCAAAAGTTCAGACCTTAAAGAATCCTGCATGTCATTGAGTTCTTCACTACCTCCCATAGCTGCATCCATTGTAGTTGTCATCATTGTACTTGCAGTATTAACTTTATCCATCGACATACGGATGTTAGTAACAGCGCTTTCAAGCTTATCTGTATCAAATCCAAGTTGTTTTTGCCAATGACCTAGATCTTCTCCGATAGATACCACTTCTTTAAGGCCCATTTGCATTTCTATAACATCTTTCATAGACTGAGCCATTTCAACCATGCTGCTTATGGTATTAACTTGTCCTTCCACCAAAGAATATCTCCTTGACGCAACCCTGTACTCTCGGTCATTACCGCTAGCTAAAGCTTCTTTTGCTTCTTCACGCGCTTTTTTTTGTTTGGATTTAAGTTCCTTTTCTCTTGTGGTAAGTCTTTGCTCAGAAACTGCTAATTTTGTTTTAAGTTCATCAGGAGACACTTCTTTTTTGAAAGGGTTCTTAATATTCATTACATCTCATCCTCCATTTTGTTCTGTTTTGCATATCTTATGCAAATTTTTAGAGCCTCTGAACGGTTGATAGCTATTCCCATTTCCACTAATTTATCAAGATAATCCTTACTATCTTCTGAGACTCTTGCACTAACTGGATATGATCTACCCATATTTCTCACATTTAAATTTTTGTACCTACTGTATACAATGGAAAACATTATATATAATACTTACTAAATAATTATATCAAGTATATTCATTTTAAGGTGGTATTGTTAATAATGACATTCAAATGGCAACGTGACAAGGATGAAGTCGCGAGACTTATTCCTAAAAAAATAGTTAAAGGGATTTTCAATAAACAGATTATACTGTCACCAAATGAAAGAGCTGTTCTTGTCAAAAATGGAGTAGTACAGGAGACAATCACTGATGGTAAGCTAAGTATTGGTGGCTTGCTCAACTTTAGGTCAATTGGAAAAGATATTGATATTGTGTTATTAGACATTAGTCCAAAAGATATCTCATGGGAAAAAGAAGAGTTATGGACTGCAGATTCTCATAAGGTCAACTGTAAAGGTATACTAAGGCTCAGGATAATAGATCCTACAAAAACTTTCAAGATGCTTTATGGTCATATGGTTGCTGAAAGTGATAATGGAAAATCATTATCAACTAAAGATATCTATACTGTCTTCGAAAGTGAATTGCTTTCACATGTACTTGAACCTGAAGTGAGAGCCTTAAATGCCCAGGAACTTTATGGTAATAAAGACATACAAGTAAAGATGGAGAGCGAGCTTGAAGTAAAACTTAAATCAACTCTATCTCTATGGGGTCTTGAGCTTCTCAAATATAATCTACAATGGGACCTTGGTACCTATGAAGATATCATGCATGCAAACCAAGAGTTTCAAGTAAAAGAAGAAATTGATGAACTTGAGACTCTTGCTGTCGAGGGTGAAGCTGAAAGAACTGGAAGGCTGAATGTAGCTCGGATTCGAGCTGACCAAGCACTTTCTAGTGAAAAAAACAATTTTGTACGTGATCAGAAATATAAAGATGTTAGATCTCAAGTAGGTATTGAGAAAATGCAGTTCGAAGCTGATATACAACAAGCAAGAGAAGCTATCGCATTAAAAGAGGAGCTAAAACTTGCAAAAACTCGAGGTAAAAGGACAGAACTTGAAGTCGATCAAGATATGAGAGACCGTGAGCATGGTAGAGATCTTGAGTATTTGAGTAAACTCGCTGAAGCCGGTGGTCCCGAAGTAGCTAAGACTGTTAGTGAGGGTAGAGAGTTAAGTAGAATGACAGCAGAACAAATCGAAGCAATTGCTAAAGTAAAACAGAGTGAAGTCTTAGCTAGAGAGAATAAAATCGAGTTTATGAAAGAGGTAGAAGACCGTGAACGCATGAATTCATACAGGCGCCAGGAACTCGATGCTGCAATGATGTCTGCTGCAAATAGCAATGATAAGTATATAATTTCTAAAAAATGCTATGAATGTGGTACAAGAATATCTTCAGATGCAAGATTTTGTAGCCAATGTGGGAGAACACTCTAAAAATATTTATATAATTAAATTGTTTTATTTTTTAACTCAAAGAAATTAAGATTTTGATTCATTTATCAGTATCATTTATTATTCCTTATATATAAAAATAAATTAAATTGTAGTGAAGGCTTAAACTAGATTGATATGATTAAAGATGCAAATGAAAATAACCCTTTAAGCAACAGGACATAATAAGTTATAAAGTGATGACGAATTATCATTTTAATAAATACATAGATTGTGTCACCATTTTGCTGTAAACTCTTCTGTCTTTCACTTTACTTAACTAGTCAATATTTATCTGTACGTATCTATACTTAGAGCTTGGATTACTGATAGAGTAGTTCTTTTTTAAATTTAAGGAAATCGAACTATTCCAAAATATACTTATAGTCTGAAACTATCTACTTTTAGAAACAAAATGACAGATATTGACATTAAAAGAGGTTATGAGATTTTAACTGATAATAGTTTAAGGTTAGGTATTCGTATAACTAACAACACTAATTCAGTTATTAATAAAGTGCAAGTACTACTTGACTATAACGACTCTTTATTTCAGCTCATAGGTGA
Above is a genomic segment from Methanosalsum zhilinae DSM 4017 containing:
- a CDS encoding tetratricopeptide repeat protein; translation: MLNIKKELISNIEKELYVKVFLNEGVMVEGYVSNFDDDMILLKNKNVISGISLSSIHSWQVYNDKEQKNTPLKETISDEGQKENYNKIKLQEPFIDTYKKLYLFKESNDSILFRMNPYEPISKVPDFLKNNDDSCSRSIWDRVLAKINIPNVHKDKEIEQLSNEFATLLKKYPSQSILEYNLGCLKLKSSNYPSAANHFDNTHILSSDRKSLYNSIYAHLQAGNKEMVTLNLAKYLYAETNLIDNKFWFEFSCLCKESKEYWMYTSVVDSILNHIEDIENINLIFGSLFFVYEDVSILQNKFQENGEEIKVLNKDMESTIAVIQSFLDDVQAMDIWIKNDNFNIWMMGESTDLRSAKDTDITQNNDSSINLDYDWEYDVFRLKSLFNEFHYNFNRGSIYRCIPVSPDNKLGYGFLRDDSTMNEVHFFYDKVIGLQYLTTTVEINVPVLYMAVPTNEKNTSVDLSATIIIPIETLDNIWESAFLFAKEKDYESALNELNTILKYHPEYPGINDRKKKWEKLLDKNECRFKRNFNLNFKPKNEQDWTCYINTLFDEKLYSEAISYYDKISATPAKSSYLFRIGLHHYQKKDFNAAISFLTKAIDKNHFYYNAYFARGLVYFKIEKYHEALSDFARALDLRPDHKDVWVHYALSQQLVGKYDHALNSYEKAQAIDSTDWNVRSLKAGLYIKMNKISEALKIIDDILENGDPENPETLFSKGYALQKIKKYDEALFYFEKSLEIKPSNIKVITKKAYTLARLNRFDEALYEIDHAINMNHFNSRSWYYRGVINYFAGNFKTAKNDFEESLKLKPNVSRVESCLDKTKLELKSINDDENIKELVKNCSDKWSL
- a CDS encoding ATP-binding protein, translating into MTSAIKLAAQARGYSKAAKDFEDKGQFVKARELYLKSSKLYNEASSINTDRTERNTQRDIAQHLFSKAQSLKSNSPNSTKVETENHNFNDQQDEESISKSDFVLKEIPKIGFDDIGGLNDVKEDIRKAMIYPFTHKELYQHYGQKAGEGILLYGPPGCGKTLMAKAAAKECDAEFINVKTSNIVSKWVGSSEKNIKQIFETARKSKKAIIFFDEIDSIAGKRSDSKDYSKRMVNELLAQMDGVEQIDSDILVLAATNEPWNIDPALRRPGRFSKLLFIPEPDHDARLAIFNIYLESRPIDPHLCLDELAANTEGYSGADISSICKEAADIPLNEALKGGLIRNIELRDFTTVILRRSPSIKSWYIGAQRSIKNSGEESIFKDILERVA
- a CDS encoding ribbon-helix-helix protein, CopG family, giving the protein MGRSYPVSARVSEDSKDYLDKLVEMGIAINRSEALKICIRYAKQNKMEDEM
- a CDS encoding SPFH domain-containing protein, translated to MTFKWQRDKDEVARLIPKKIVKGIFNKQIILSPNERAVLVKNGVVQETITDGKLSIGGLLNFRSIGKDIDIVLLDISPKDISWEKEELWTADSHKVNCKGILRLRIIDPTKTFKMLYGHMVAESDNGKSLSTKDIYTVFESELLSHVLEPEVRALNAQELYGNKDIQVKMESELEVKLKSTLSLWGLELLKYNLQWDLGTYEDIMHANQEFQVKEEIDELETLAVEGEAERTGRLNVARIRADQALSSEKNNFVRDQKYKDVRSQVGIEKMQFEADIQQAREAIALKEELKLAKTRGKRTELEVDQDMRDREHGRDLEYLSKLAEAGGPEVAKTVSEGRELSRMTAEQIEAIAKVKQSEVLARENKIEFMKEVEDRERMNSYRRQELDAAMMSAANSNDKYIISKKCYECGTRISSDARFCSQCGRTL
- a CDS encoding protein-tyrosine-phosphatase, which codes for MNKFLFVCTGNLQRSPTFEIWFKKNRPEYEAKSAGTRTLHFDPDTNQVNDELLDWADIIFCMDLEQHLYIYINHPTYRDKLEVIGVSDQYDRFSLRLIDIIEHWVQLKRL